A part of Aspergillus flavus chromosome 1, complete sequence genomic DNA contains:
- a CDS encoding Aldehyde/histidinol dehydrogenase, translating into MAARRSLARSLPTLRAASPRTSLANASSARSATSRSLMTASMSSSSALARRASSVTSSSPASNVAARRLHATARQMTPATTSAATTATEYPTDHKPIANPIDTANFLDNEFVASKATTWIDLHDPATNNLVTRVPQSTDEELRAAVESAEKAFPAWRAMSVIARQQIMFKFVSLIRANWDRLAASITLEQGKTFADARGDVLRGLQVAETACGITTQLTGEVLEVAKDMETRSYREPLGVVAAICPFNFPAMIPLWCIPIATITGNCLILKPSERDPGAAMILAELAKEAGFPAGVVNIVHGSAKTVDFIIDEPAIKAISFVGSNRAGEYIYTRGSANGKRVQANLGAKNHAAVLPDCNKNHTLNAIVGAAFGAAGQRCMALSTVVMVGETEEWLPEIAERAKALNVNGGFEEGADLGPVISPESKKRIEDLIASAEKEGAKILLDGRGYKPEKYPNGNFVGPTIITNVTPEMTCYKEEIFGPVLVCLSVPTLEDAIDLINKNEYGNGAAIFTCSGSTASRFQKDIEAGQVGINVPIPVPLPMFSFTGNKKSIAGGGANTFYGKPGLQFYTQQKTVTSLWRSEDAVSTKAHVVMPTHH; encoded by the exons ATGGCCGCCCGCCGGTCCCTTGCCCGTTCTCTCCCCACACTCCGCGCTGCGTCTCCCCGCACGAGTCTTGCCAACGCATCGTCTGCCAGGTCAGCAACATCACGTTCTCTAATGACTGCCtcgatgtcttcttcttcagctcttgCTCGTCGAGCTTCTTCTGtaacttcttcctctcctgcTTCCAACGTTGCTGCGCGCAGACTGCACGCCACCGCCCGCCAAATGACCCCCGCAACCACTTCCGCGGCTACAACCGCTACCGAGTACCCGACGGACCACAAGCCGATTGCTAACCCAATTGATACGGCCAACTTTCTGGACAATGAATTTGTTGCCTCTAAGGCTACAACTTGGATTGACCTCCATGACCCCGCCACCAACAATCTCGTCACTAGAGTCCCCCAAAGTACAGATGAGGAGTTGCGGGCCGCAGTCGAGTCCGCTGAGAAGGCATTCCCAGCATGGCGGGCAATGAGCGTGATTGCTAGGCAGCAGATCATGTTCAAGTTCGTCAGTCTGATCCGCGCCAACTGGGACCGTCTCGCTGCGTCTATCACTCTCGAACAGGGCAAGACTTTTGCCGATGCCAGGGGTGATGTTCTCCGTGGCTTGCAGGTTGCCGAGACCGCCTGTGGCATCACTACGCAGCTTACAGGAGAAGTGCTGGAAGTTGCTAAGGATATGGAGACTAGAAGCTACAGGGAGCCCCTGGGTGTTGTCGCGGCTATTTGCCCCTTCA ACTTCCCCGCAATGATTCCTCTTTGGTGTATTCCCATTGCTACCATCACGGGTAACTGTCTGATCCTCAAGCCATCGGAGCGCGACCCTGGCGCTGCCATGATCTTGGCGGAGCTGGCTAAGGAAGCTGGCTTCCCCGCTGGTGTCGTCAACATCGTCCATGGTTCCGCCAAGACCGTCGACTTCATCATTGATGAGCCTGCCATTAAGGCAATCAGCTTTGTCGGTAGCAACCGTGCTGGTGAGTACATCTACACTCGCGGTTCCGCCAATGGCAAGCGTGTCCAGGCCAATCTGGGAGCCAAGAACCATGCTGCTGTCCTTCCCGACTGCAACAAGAACCACACCTTGAATGCTATCGTGGGAGCAGCTTTTGGCGCTGCTGGCCAGCGCTGCATGGCTTTGAGCACTGTGGTTATGGTTGGTGAGACCGAGGAATGGCTCCCTGAGATCGCTGAGCGTGCCAAGGCATTGAATGTCAATGGCGGATTTGAAGAGGGTGCCGATCTTGGCCCTGTTATCAGCCCGGAGAGCAAGAAGCGCATTGAAGATTTGATTGCTAGTGCCGAGAAGGAGGGCGCAAAGATCCTTTTGGACGGAAGGGGCTACAAGCCTGAGAAGTACCCCAACGGCAACTTT GTCGGTCCCACTATCATCACGAACGTCACCCCTGAGATGACCTGTTACAAGGAAGAGATCTTCGGTCCTGTTCTGGTCTGCCTTAGCGTCCCTACTCTTGAGGATGCCATCGACCTCATCAACAAGAATGAATACGGCAACGGAGCTGCCATCTTCACCTGTTCCGGTTCTACTGCGTCACGTTTCCAGAAGGACATTGAGGCCGGACAAGTTGGCATCAATGTCCCCATCCCGGTCCCTCTCCCCATGTTTTCCTTCACTGGAAACAAGAAGAGTATTGCCGGTGGTGGAGCTAACACATTCTACGGCAAGCCTGGCTTGCAATTCTACACTCAGCAGAAGACCGTGACGAGCTTGTGGCGGAGTGAGGATGCTGTCAGCACCAAGGCGCATGTTGTGATGCCCACTCATCACTAA
- a CDS encoding Calreticulin family-domain-containing protein: MRFNAAVASALVSSATLMGYAHAEEAEKNPDATSVVEKPTFTPTTLKAPFLEQFTDDWESRWTPSHAKKDDSQTEEDWAYVGEWSVEEPTVFKGIDGDKGLVVKNPAAHHAISAKFPKKIDNKGKTLVVQYEVKPQNSLVCGGAYLKLLQENKKLHAEEFSNATPYVIMFGPDKCGATNKVHFIFRHKNPKTGEYEEKHLKAPPAARTNKVTSLYTLIVRPDQSFQILIDGEAVKNGTLLEDFNPPVNPEKEIDDPKDKKPDDWVDDVKIPDPEATKPEDWDEEAPYEIVDEEATKPEDWLEEEPTSIPDPEAEKPEDWDDEEDGDWIPPTVPNPKCNDVSGCGPWSAPMKKNPAYKGKWTAPMIDNPAYKGPWSPRKIANPAYFEDKTPSNFEPMGAIGFEIWTMQNDILFDNIYIGHSPEDAEQLRKETFDVKHPVEVAEEEASKPKKEETAPATSVSFQEDPITFVREKVDHFVGLAKQDPVNAVKQAPEVAGTLGALVLSMVLIIVGAIKASSPAPAPVKKGKEAAGAAKEKVSEAVSSSADTGKGGASKRTTRSSAQ, translated from the exons ATGCGTTTCAACGCAGCTGTTGCCTCCGCTCTGGTTTCTTCGGCCACTCTCATGGGCTATGCTCATGCtgaggaggcggagaagaaccCCGACGCTACCTCTGTCGTAGAGAAGCCAACTTTCACC CCTACCACCCTCAAAGCTCCTTTCCTCGAGCAATTCACCGATGATTGGGAATCTCGGTGGACGCCATCCCATGCGAAGAAGGATGACTCCCAAACGGAAGAGGACTGGGCCTACGTCGGTGAATGGTCCGTTGAGGAACCCACTGTCTTCAAGGGTATCGACGGAGACAAGGGTCTCGTTGTAAAGAACCCTGCCGCCCACCATGCTATCTCGGCGAAATTCCCTAAGAAGATTGATAACAAGGGCAAGACCCTGGTTGTTCAGTATGAGGTCAAGCCGCAGA ACTCCCTCGTTTGCGGTGGCGCCTacctcaagctcctccaggagaacaagaagctcCACGCCGAGGAGTTCTCTAACGCCACCCCTTATGTTATCATGTTCGGCCCCGACAAGTGCGGTGCTACCAACAAG GTCCATTTCATCTTCCGCCACAAGAACCCCAAGACTGGCGAGTACGAGGAGAAGCACCTCAAGGCTCCTCCTGCTGCTCGCACCAACAAGGTCACTTCCTTGTACACCTTGATTGTCCGTCCCGACCAGTCTTTCCAGATCCTCATTGATGGCGAGGCTGTCAAGAACGGCACCTTGCTTGAGGACTTCAACCCTCCTGTCAACCccgagaaggagatcgatgACCCCAAGGATAAGAAGCCCGACGATTGGGTTGACGATGTCAAGATTCCTGACCCTGAGGCCACCAAGCCCGAGGACTGGGATGAGGAAGCCCCCTACGAGATTGTTGACGAGGAAGCCACCAAGCCCGAGGATTGGCTTGAGGAGGAGCCCACCAGCATCCCCGACCCCGAGGCCGAGAAGCCTGAGGACTgggacgatgaggaggatggcgaTTGGATTCCCCCCACTGTTCCCAACCCTAAGTGTAATGACGTCTCTGGCTGTGGCCCCTGGAGCGctccgatgaagaagaaccctgCCTACAAGGGCAAGTGGACTGCTCCTATGATCGACAACCCCGCCTACAAGGGCCCCTGGTCTCCCCGCAAGATCGCCAACCCGGCTTACTTTGAAGATAAGACCCCCTCCAACTTTGAGCCTATGGGCGCT ATTGGCTTTGAAATCTGGACTATGCAGAACGACATCCTGTTCGACAACATCTACATTGGCCACTCCCCCGAGGATGCTGAGCAGCTCCGCAAGGAGACTTTCGATGTCAAGCACCCCGTTGAGGTTGCCGAGGAGGAGGCCTCCAAgcccaagaaggaggagactGCCCCTGCCACCAGTGTTAGCTTCCAGGAAGACCCCATCACTTTCGTCCGTGAGAAGGTCGACCACTTTGTTGGACTTGCCAAGCAGGACCCCGTGAACGCCGTTAAGCAAGCTCCTGAGGTCGCCGGTACTTTGGGAGCCCTTGTTCTCTCGATGGTTCTCATCATCGTGGGCGCCATCAAGGCCAGCAGCCCCGCCCCTGCCCCTGtcaagaagggcaaggaggcCGCAGGCgctgccaaggagaaggtcagCGAGGCTGTGAGCAGCTCTGCGGACACGGGCAAGGGCGGCGCCAGCAAGCGTACCACCCGTTCTTCTGCCCAGTAA
- a CDS encoding class II aldolase/adducin nitrogen terminal domain protein (class II aldolase/adducin domain protein): MAKQVENNNNDHLVQSTDPEHPSNLIPELCRKFYNWGWVTGTGGGTSIRRDDHIFIAPSGVQKELMKPENIFVLQFPTPKYPPSERKYIRKPLDLKPSACTPLFLAAFERGAGCCIHTHSQWAVLVTLLVEREKGPGGYFEISNIEQIKGIPRGKGKGMLGFFDTLRIPIIENTAFEEDLTGSLEKAMEENPDTCAVLVRRHGIYVWGDNVAKAKTQCESLDYLFQLAVEMHKLGIPWVKE; encoded by the exons ATGGCTAAGCAAGTCGAGAACAATAACAATGACCATTTGGTCCAATCTACCGACCCAGAGCACCCCTCCAACTTGATTCCTGAACTCTGTCGCAAATTCTATAACTGGGGATGGGTCACTGGTACTGGTGGTGGT ACTTCCATCCGACGCGATGACCACATCTTCATTGCGCCTTCTGGTGTGCAGAAGGAATTAATGAAGCCGGAGAACATCTTCGTTCTCCAGTTCCCCACCCCCAAATATCCCCCCTCCGAGCGCAAATATATCCGCAAGCCACTCGACTTGAAGCCATCGGCTTGCACTCCTTTGTTCCTGGCGGCTTTTGAGCGTGGTGCTGGCTGCTGTATCCATACTCACTCCCAATGGGCCGTCTTGGTGACGCTTCTAGTGGAGCGAGAGAAGGGCCCCGGAGGCTACTTTGAGATCAGCAACATTGAACAGATCAAGGGTATCCCTCGCGGCAAGGGTAAGGGCATGCTAGGCTTCTTCGATACTCTGAGAATCCCAATCATTGAGAACACCGCCTTCGAGGAGGATCTCACCGGAAGCTTGGAGAAGGCCATGGAGGAGAACCCCGACACCTGCGCCGTTCTTGTGAGAAGACACGGAAT TTACGTCTGGGGAGATAATGTTGCCAAGGCCAAGACCCAGTGTGAAAGCTTGGATTATCTGTTCCAGCTTGCTGTGGAGATGCACAAGCTGGGTATCCCATGGGTTAAGGAATAG
- a CDS encoding sorting nexin 3: protein MDLDAGDSPWGDVPSQSTGNHGTSRPETEDATREQSSQQTTSTGPRSPVRRGPRGIRKISAHATKLEAVDDTLDPLGPLGDKADETSPAAVEQAPVPPQKEAFAGRNVRPTSSASQTSSGAGMVDSVNLEEDGAGFRNPPPVQPPSDADSSKRQSEPSISIEKAAKPTFEITVGDPHKVGDLTSSHIVYQVRTKTTSKAYRQPEFAVSRRYRDFLWLYNSMHNNNPGVVVPPPPEKQAVGRFDTNFVESRRAALERMLNKIAAHPILQHDGDLKIFLESETFNLDIKNKENREPDLGQSKGMFSSFGINVGGGSKFVEHDDWFHDRKIYLDALENQLKALMKSIDTVVAQRKGLAEAAGDFSASLHALAAVELSPALSSPLVGLSDLQLRIKELYERQAQQDVLTLGITIDEYLRLIGSVKTAFSQRQKAFHSWHAAESEMQKRKHTQEKLLRQGKTQQDRLNQVNADVADAERKVHQARLLFEDMGRLMRNELQRFEKEKVEDFKSGVETFLESAVEAQKEVCKRNLNKQASLVTDNFVSQLIELWETFLLQLDAGEEGNPFYAPAADAPAESATEGTTTEAASSAAAEEEA, encoded by the exons ATGGATCTGGACGCAGGTGACTCCCCGTGGGGCG ACGTTCCCTCGCAGTCTACCGGCAATCACGGTACGTCAAGACCAGAAACCGAAGATGCTA CCCGGGAGCAATCGTCACAACAAACCACTTCGACCGGTCCTCGTTCTCCCGTACGGCGCGGTCCGCGAGGTATCCGCAAGATAAGTGCACATGCGACAAAATTGGAAGCAGTGGACGATACCCTGGATCCACTAGGCCCGCTCGGGGACAAAGCCGACGAAACTAGTCCTGCAGCGGTCGAGCAAGCACCTGTACCGCCCCAGAAGGAAGCATTTGCTGGGCGCAATGTTCGGCCCACATCATCTGCGTCTCAGACGTCTAGTGGTGCTGGTATGGTCGATTCTGTGAaccttgaagaagacggtGCGGGCTTTCGGAACCCTCCCCCTGTACAACCACCAAGCGACGCGGACAGCTCGAAAAGACAATCAGAGCCTAGTATTAGTATTGAGAAGGCAGCGAAACCGACTTTTGAGATCACCGTCGGTGACCCACACAAGGTGGGAGATCTAACGAGTAGTCATATTGTTTATCAGGTCCGAACTAAG ACAACTTCTAAAGCCTATCGCCAGCCTGAGTTTGCCGTCAGCCGCCGATACCGTGACTTTCTTTGGCTTTACAATTCAATGCATAACAACAACCCTGGCGTTGTCGTCCCTCCTCCGCCAGAGAAGCAGGCAGTTGGCCGTTTCGATACTAATTTCGTTGAATCCAGAAGGGCCGCACTGGAGCGCATGCTCAACAAAATTGCCGCGCACCCTATCCTTCAGCATGATGGAGACCTGAAAATTTTCCTCGAAAGCGaaacttttaatttagaCATCAAAAACAAGGAGAATAGGGAGCCGGATCTGGGTCAGAGCAAGGGTATGTTTAGCTCCTTTGGTATCAACGTGGGTGGAGGGTCCAAATTTGTTGAGCATGATGAT TGGTTCCATGACCGAAAGATTTACCTGGACGCCTTGGAGAATCAGTTGAAGGCCCTGATGAAATCCATTGACACCGTAGTTGCACAACGGAAGGGTCTAGCAGAAGCTGCGGGAGACTTTTCGGCATCCCTCCATGCGCTTGCAGCTGTTGAACTATCCCCCGCCCTCTCATCCCCTCTCGTCGGGCTCTCAGACCTACAATTGCGCATAAAGGAACTCTATGAGCGCCAGGCCCAGCAGGATGTCCTCACTCTCGGCATCACCATCGACGAATATCTCCGTCTGATTGGAAGTGTCAAGACAGCCTTCTCTCAGCGGCAGAAGGCGTTCCACAGCTGGCATGCAGCCGAGTCGGAAATGCAGAAACGCAAGCATACGCAAGAGAAGCTTCTCCGGCAAGGAAAGACACAGCAGGACCGCCTAAATCAAGTCAATGCTGATGTGGCCGATGCGGAACGCAAGGTCCATCAGGCGAGGCTGTTGTTCGAAGATATGGGAAGGCTGATGCGGAATGAGTTGCAGCGttttgaaaaggaaaaggtagAGGATTTTAAGTCCGGTGTGGAAACTTTCTTGGAAAGCGCTGTTGAAGCCCAGAAGGAGGTATGTAAACGCAATCTTAATAAACAGGCTTCTTTGGTTACTGATAATTTTGTTTCACAGCTCATCGAACTCTGGGAAACCTTCCTATTGCAACTGGACGCGGGCGAAGAAGGTAACCCCTTCTATGCCCCTGCAGCGGATGCTCCCGCAGAGTCGGCGACAGAGGGAACTACTACTGAAGCTGCCTCAAGCGCGGcggccgaggaagaagcatAA
- a CDS encoding mitochondrial 54S ribosomal protein bL31m: protein MTLSIPLRRSAVTAARVQTSTTFICSQCRHATLLRRPKRPYTFTQLITLSDGSAFTHRTTSPAPVYRSTRDTRNSLLWNPSSSKLMNVEEDEAGRLAAFRAKFGRSWDANTPTEAEASKKAEQPDKEAEAAARAAAEEEEDNLLDLISSFGQEEEQPSGKKKN, encoded by the coding sequence ATGACACTCAGCATCCCGCTTCGCCGCAGCGCGGTCACCGCTGCCCGAGTCCAGACCTCCACCACTTTCATCTGTTCGCAATGCCGCCATGCGACTCTCCTTCGACGCCCTAAGCGTCCCTACACCTTCACTCAGCTCATCACTCTGTCGGACGGCAGCGCCTTCACTCACCGTACAACGTCTCCCGCCCCTGTCTACCGCTCCACCCGTGACACGCGCAATTCCCTCCTGTGGAACCCATCATCGAGCAAGTTGATGAATGTCGAGGAGGACGAGGCCGGTCGACTAGCAGCATTCAGAGCCAAATTCGGACGGAGCTGGGACGCGAATACCCCTACTGAGGCCGAAGCAAGCAAGAAGGCTGAGCAGCCGGATAAAGAGGCTGAGGCTGCGGCAAGGGCCGctgctgaagaggaagaagataacCTGCTGGACTTGATCAGTTCGTTTGGtcaggaggaagagcagccatcagggaagaagaagaactgA
- a CDS encoding flavin reductase like domain-containing protein — protein sequence MKLPYSRPAVSVNRIVGQIKGFPCGSTKYLPLRAQQWHSSRTISSAEATSPSPRPQSSRENDTPDTGHTTLSLSDQVRLLMRRVPYPVAIITATDPHEPLDKAFRGMTVSSFNTVTLNPEPAISFNVRRPSETLSALQSSKRFLVHLLAPGQTTATLARDFSKGNHNLSIASGKGDFEFVPHTSTSREGAPTRPLPLLRRKKAADAPEGDSLSDIPFVFECQLHPKEIEVNDHTIVVGTVLKVLSEHLTSPEAIVNAHSVTDLCLTYANTRFWEMGHEI from the exons ATGAAGCTTCCATACTCACGGCCTGCGGTTTCTGTCAACCGGATTGTGGGCCAAATCAAAG GATTCCCATGTGGCTCTACTAAATATCTCCCTCTCCGAGCACAGCAATGGCACTCTAGCCGAACAATCAGCAGCGCTGAAGCGACGTCTCCAAGTCCACGGCCTCAATCCAGCAGAGAAAATGACACTCCCGATACCGGACATACGACACTCTCCCTATCAGACCAAGTCCGCCTGCTGATGAGACGAGTGCCCTACCCCGTTGCCATCATCACAGCCACAGACCCCCATGAACCTCTCGACAAAGCCTTCCGCGGAATGACCGTTTCGTCATTCAATACCGTAACGCTAAACCCGGAGCCGGCTATATCTTTCAACGTGCGACGGCCATCCGAGACACTAAGCGCGCTTCAGTCATCCAAACGATTCCTCGTCCATCTTCTAGCCCCCGGTCAGACGACAGCGACCCTTGCTCGGGATTTCTCCAAAGGCAACCATAACCTGTCCATCGCAAGCGGGAAGGGCGACTTCGAATTCGTACCGCATACCTCTACATCCCGTGAGGGGGCTCCCACCAGGCCGCTCCCTCTGCTccggaggaagaaggccgcGGATGCACCGGAGGGGGATTCCCTCTCGGATATTCCTTTCGTATTCGAATGCCAACTTCATCCGAAGGAGATCGAAGTTAACGACCACACTATTGTGGTTGGGACCGTTTTAAAGGTCCTCTCGGAGCATTTGACAAGTCCAGAGGCGATTGTTAACGCGCACTCCGTCACCGATCTATGTCTAACATATGCCAATACCCGGTTTTGGGAAATGGGTCACGAGATCTAG
- a CDS encoding folylpolyglutamate synthase (unnamed protein product), which yields MRRTSTFPVPLQWQTYSDSLLAVPFPAMIVRNEKPSYHDAVEKLNSTQSGYKALLEGKGLGRRTGVPLLEQMQQWVRRVGYETSDFDRLNIVHVAGTKGKGSTCAFVNSILQCYNRSIGLPRKVGLYTSPHLVTVRERIQINSEPISEEKFTKYFFEVWDALESSALREGLDPALKPSYFRFLTLMSFHVFMREGVDAAVYEVGVGGENDSTNVIVQPAVTGITTLGLDHVKRLGDTVDKIAWHKAGIFKNQCPAFTVEQVPDAMEVLEQRASEKGAELATVHIAPELLAVDIKPAEDFQKKNASLAIALAYTALEKLGVSFNKEQGNLPKPFVEGLETVTWKGRCETIKSGQLHWHLDGAHTEDSLKVACSWFGRVSKEKELPRVLIFNQQSARDAISLLKCVHRTVYDDFRTKFQYALFCTNVTHKGHLYKVDLDDKNTDPEVLRNLTLQKELAATWHDLDPSTEVVALYSIEEAIEYVRNISGHIGETRALVTGSFRLVGGALSILEGEDVAHGRATAN from the exons aTGAGACGGACATCTACCTTTCCTGTGCCTTTGCAGTGGCAGACATATTCGGACAGTCTACTTGCAGTTCCATTTCCCGCAATGATAGTAAGAAATGAAAAGCCGAGTTATCAT GACGCGGTGGAGAAGTTGAATTCCACACAGTCTGGTTATAAGGCCTTGCTGGAAGGGAAAGGACTGGGACGGAGGACAGGTGTTCCACTCCTAGAGCAGATGCAGCAGTGGGTAAGGCGCGTGGGATACGAG ACCAGTGATTTCGACCGCTTGAACATCGTCCATGTCGCCGGCACCAAAGGCAAAGGTAGCACATGTGCCTTTGTGAATTCAATCCTCCAGTGTTACAATAGATCGATCGGGTTGCCGCGTAAAGTTGGCCTTTATACCTCGCCTCATCTCGTAACGGTTCGTGAGCGAATCCAGATTAATTCGGAGCCAATCTCGGAGGAGAAGTTTACGAAGTACTTCTTTGAAGTCTGGGATGCTTTAGAATCCTCGGCCCTCCGAGAGGGCCTTGATCCAGCGCTCAAACCAAGCTATTTCCGGTTTCTGACCCTGATGTCATTCCATGTCTTTATGAGGGAAGGGGTAGATGCTGCGGTTTATGaggttggtgttggaggtgAAAATGATTCAACGAACGTCATCGTACAGCCTGCTGTTACCGGGATCACTACCCTCGGTCTTGATCATGTAAAACGTCTCGGTGATACCGTTGACAAGATAGCGTGGCATAAAGCTGGGATATTCAAGAACCAGTGCCCTGCTTTCACGGTCGAGCAGGTCCCAGACGCCATGGAAGTTCTCGAACAAAGAGCGAGCGAGAAAGGAGCTGAGCTTGCCACGGTTCATATTGCTCCAGAGCTGCTAGCTGTAGACATCAAGCCAGCTGaagatttccagaagaagaacgctTCTTTGGCCATCGCGCTCGCTTACACTGCCCTAGAAAAACTCGGAGTCTCTTTCAATAAGGAACAGGGAAATCTTCCCAAACCATTCGTTGAAGGCCTCGAAACAGTTACATGGAAAGGGAGGTGCGAGACAATCAAAAGTGGTCAACTGCATTGGCATCTCGATGGAGCCCACACAGAAGACAGCCTGAAAGTAGCCTGTTCCTGGTTTGGGCGAGTTTCAAAAGAGAA GGAACTTCCTCGCGTGCTCATTTTCAACCAGCAGTCAGCAAGGGACGCTATTTCGCTTCTCAAATGCGTTCACCGTACTGTATATGATGACTTCAGAACAAAATTTCAATACGCCTTGTTCTGCACAAATGTCACTCACAAAGGCcatttatataaagttg ATCTCGATGACAAGAACACTGATCCAGAGGTGCTTCGAAACCTCACATTACAAAAAGAGCTGGCAGCTACCTGGCATGACCTGGATCCAAGTACAGAAGTAGTAGCACTTTATTCAATTGAAGAAGCCATTGAATATGTGAGGAACATTAGCGGCCACATTGGTGAGACGCGGGCTCTGGTCACTGGAAGCTTCCGTCTCGTTGGTGGCGCTCTGTCGATTCTGGAAGGGGAGGATGTTGCGCATGGAAGAGCCACAGCTAACTAG